In one Ananas comosus cultivar F153 linkage group 12, ASM154086v1, whole genome shotgun sequence genomic region, the following are encoded:
- the LOC109718003 gene encoding endonuclease 2-like isoform X2, whose product MALLLFVQIVLFSLIARAPNLDAWGKEGHYMVCKIAEQYLTAEASELVTELLPADAGGDLASVCSWADEVRFRFRWSAPLHYANTPGVCNFNYARDCHNSHGEKDMCVVGAINNYTAQLQTYGDPSSPYDLSESLMFLAHFMGDVHQPLHVGFADDEGGNTIIVHWYRRKTNLHHVWDVNIIETAMKDFYNNDLNTMIEAINMNITDEWSDEVNQWETCRGESITCPNNLNIYSNFNKRSQVSGMHQKAFN is encoded by the exons ATGGCCTTGTTACTCTTTGTTCAAATAGTTCTTTTCTCTTTAATAGCAAGAGCTCCGAATTTAGATGCTTGGGGCAAGGAAGGGCACTACATGGTGTGCAAAATTGCAGAG CAATATCTTACGGCGGAGGCGTCGGAGTTGGTGACGGAGCTCTTACCGGCGGACGCGGGTGGGGATCTGGCATCGGTGTGCTCATGGGCCGACGAAGTCCGGTTCCGGTTCCGGTGGTCGGCCCCTCTGCACTACGCCAACACTCCAGGCGTGTGCAATTTTAACTACGCAA GGGATTGCCACAATTCCCATGGTGAGAAAGATATGTGTGTAGTCGGAGCAATCAATAATTATACTGCACAGCTCCAGACCTATGGAGATCCATCAAGTCCAT ACGATTTATCGGAGAGTTTAATGTTCCTCGCCCATTTCATGGGCGACGTGCATCAGCCTCTTCATGTGGGCTTCGCAGACGACGAAGGCGGGAACACAATAATCGTTCACTGGTACCGAAGGAAAACCAACCTGCACCAT GTGTGGGATGTTAATATCATAGAGACTGCGATGAAGGACTTCTACAACAATGATTTGAACACCATGATAGAAGCTATCAACATGAATATCACT GATGAATGGTCGGATGAAGTGAACCAATGGGAGACATGTCGTGGCGAATCAATCACATGCCCTAATAA CCTTAATATATATTCAAACTTTAACAAAAGATCACAAGTTTCAGGTATGCATCAGAAAGCATTCAATTAG
- the LOC109718003 gene encoding endonuclease 2-like isoform X1 translates to MALLLFVQIVLFSLIARAPNLDAWGKEGHYMVCKIAEQYLTAEASELVTELLPADAGGDLASVCSWADEVRFRFRWSAPLHYANTPGVCNFNYARDCHNSHGEKDMCVVGAINNYTAQLQTYGDPSSPYDLSESLMFLAHFMGDVHQPLHVGFADDEGGNTIIVHWYRRKTNLHHVWDVNIIETAMKDFYNNDLNTMIEAINMNITDEWSDEVNQWETCRGESITCPNKYASESIQLACDYAYKDVDQDSTLEDDYFFSRYPIVEKRIAQAGMRLATLLNGLFSSKSAAKNI, encoded by the exons ATGGCCTTGTTACTCTTTGTTCAAATAGTTCTTTTCTCTTTAATAGCAAGAGCTCCGAATTTAGATGCTTGGGGCAAGGAAGGGCACTACATGGTGTGCAAAATTGCAGAG CAATATCTTACGGCGGAGGCGTCGGAGTTGGTGACGGAGCTCTTACCGGCGGACGCGGGTGGGGATCTGGCATCGGTGTGCTCATGGGCCGACGAAGTCCGGTTCCGGTTCCGGTGGTCGGCCCCTCTGCACTACGCCAACACTCCAGGCGTGTGCAATTTTAACTACGCAA GGGATTGCCACAATTCCCATGGTGAGAAAGATATGTGTGTAGTCGGAGCAATCAATAATTATACTGCACAGCTCCAGACCTATGGAGATCCATCAAGTCCAT ACGATTTATCGGAGAGTTTAATGTTCCTCGCCCATTTCATGGGCGACGTGCATCAGCCTCTTCATGTGGGCTTCGCAGACGACGAAGGCGGGAACACAATAATCGTTCACTGGTACCGAAGGAAAACCAACCTGCACCAT GTGTGGGATGTTAATATCATAGAGACTGCGATGAAGGACTTCTACAACAATGATTTGAACACCATGATAGAAGCTATCAACATGAATATCACT GATGAATGGTCGGATGAAGTGAACCAATGGGAGACATGTCGTGGCGAATCAATCACATGCCCTAATAA GTATGCATCAGAAAGCATTCAATTAGCTTGCGATTACGCATATAAGGATGTTGATCAAGATTCCACTTTAGAAG ATGATTACTTTTTTTCTCGATATCCAATTGTCGAGAAGAGAATTGCTCAAGCAGGCATGAGATTGGCGACGTTGCTTAACGGACTTTTCAGCAGCAAAAGTGCAgcgaaaaatatataa